A part of Miscanthus floridulus cultivar M001 chromosome 6, ASM1932011v1, whole genome shotgun sequence genomic DNA contains:
- the LOC136458801 gene encoding uncharacterized protein, whose translation MFRYLAALILVAALAASTNKSVDARVVHPIVGPVVGPDLEAAGPSPADDDDGRRLIGTTGHDELVALCQQMHYKTLCTTMTTLPGVTTPEQLLDASLRITAVKAAMAETKLDEAIKSGGSQGNPMMSSLETCKESYASLVDSINTSRDTLKNGGSNADLMTELSAAATYSTDCEDTFEERPELQSPIPGAQRHISRLVSNCLDLAATIKEQP comes from the exons ATGTTCCGATACCTCGCTGCTCTGATTCTCGTCGCCGCCTTGGCGGCGTCTACGAACAAGTCCGTTGATGCCCGCGTGGTCCACCCCATCGTCGGCCCCGTCGTCGGCCCCGACCTCGAAGCCGCCGGCCCATCTCCCGCCGATGACGACGACGGCCGTCGCCTGATCGGCACCACCGGCCACGATGAACTCGTAGCGTTATGCCAACAG ATGCACTACAAGACGTTGTGCACCACGATGACGACGCTGCCCGGGGTGACGACGCCGGAGCAACTGCTGGACGCGTCCCTGCGGATCACAGCGGTGAAGGCGGCGATGGCGGAGACGAAGCTGGACGAGGCGATAAAGTCGGGCGGCTCCCAGGGTAACCCTATGATGTCGTCGCTGGAGACGTGCAAGGAGAGCTACGCGTCGCTGGTGGACTCCATCAATACCTCGCGGGACACGCTCAAGAACGGCGGCAGCAACGCGGACCTCATGACGGAGCTGTCCGCGGCGGCCACCTACTCCACCGACTGCGAGGACACCTTCGAGGAGCGGCCGGAGCTCCAATCGCCCATACCCGGGGCGCAGCGCCACATCAGCCGCCTCGTCAGCAACTGCCTCGACCTGGCAGCCACCATCAAGGAGCAGCCCTAG
- the LOC136458802 gene encoding high-affinity nitrate transporter 2.3-like has protein sequence MAEGELKPAAMQVEAAEAASKPRFRMPVDSDNKATEFWLSSFARPHMSAFHLSWFSFFCCFLSTFAAPPLLPLIRDTLGLTATDIGNAGIASVSGAVFARVAMGTACDLVGPRLASASIILITTPAVYCSAIIDSPSSFLLVRFFTGFSLASFVSTQFWMSSMFSPPKVGLANGVAGGWGNLGGGAVQLIMPLVFEAIRKIGSTPFTAWRVAFFIPGLLQTLSAIAVLAFGQDMPDGNYRKLKSGDMHKDSFGNVFRHAVTNYRAWILALTYGYCFGVELAVDNIIAQYFYDRFGVKLSTAGFIAASFGMANIISRPGGGLMSDWLSSQFGMRGRLWGLWVVQTIGGVLCVVLGAVDYSFGASVAVMILFSLFVQAACGLTFGIVPFVSRRSLGLISGMTGGGGNVGAVLTQLIFFHGSKYKTETGIKYMGLMIIACTLPITLIHFPQWGGMFVGPQPGATAEDYYNREWTTHEREKGFNTASVRFAANSVREGGRSGSQSKHTVPVESSPADV, from the coding sequence ATGGCGGAGGGGGAGTTGAAGCCCGCGGCGATGCAAGTGGAGGCCGCCGAGGCGGCGTCCAAGCCGCGGTTCAGGATGCCGGTGGACTCCGACAACAAGGCCACCGAGTTCTGGCTCTCCTCCTTCGCGAGGCCGCACATGAGCGCCTTCCACCTGTCCTGGTTCTCCTTCTTCTGCTGCTTCCTCTCCACcttcgccgcgccgccgctgctcccgcTCATCCGGGACACGCTCGGGCTCACGGCCACGGACATCGGCAACGCCGGGATCGCCTCCGTGTCCGGCGCGGTCTTCGCGCGTGTCGCCATGGGCACGGCGTGCGACCTGGTGGGGCCCCGCCTGGCGTCCGCGTCCATCATACTCATCACCACGCCCGCCGTGTACTGCTCCGCCATCATCGACTCGCCTTCGTCCTTCCTGCTCGTGCGCTTCTTCACGGGCTTCTCGCTGGCGTCCTTCGTGTCCACGCAGTTCTGGATGAGCTCCATGTTCTCGCCGCCCAAGGTGGGTCTCGCCAACGGCGTCGCCGGCGGGTGGGGCAACCTCGGCGGTGGTGCCGTGCAGCTCATCATGCCGCTCGTGTTCGAGGCCATCCGCAAGATCGGGAGCACGCCGTTCACGGCGTGGCGCGTGGCCTTCTTCATCCCGGGCCTGCTGCAGACGCTGTCGGCCATCGCCGTGCTGGCGTTCGGCCAGGACATGCCCGACGGCAACTACCGGAAGCTCAAGTCCGGCGACATGCACAAGGACAGCTTCGGCAACGTGTTCCGCCACGCCGTCACCAACTACCGCGCCTGGATCCTGGCGCTCACCTACGGCTACTGCTTCGGCGTGGAGCTCGCCGTGGACAACATCATCGCGCAGTACTTCTACGACCGCTTCGGCGTCAAGCTCAGCACCGCCGGCTTCATCGCCGCCAGCTTCGGGATGGCCAACATCATCTCCCGCCCCGGCGGCGGCCTCATGTCGGACTGGCTCTCCAGCCAGTTCGGCATGCGCGGCAGGCTGTGGGGGCTGTGGGTGGTGCAGACCATCGGGGGCGTCCTCTGCGTGGTGCTCGGCGCCGTCGACTACTCCTTCGGCGCGTCCGTGGCCGTCATGATACTCTTCTCCCTGTTCGTGCAGGCGGCCTGCGGGCTCACCTTTGGCATCGTGCCGTTCGTCTCCCGGAggtcgctggggctcatctccgGCATGACCGGCGGCGGGGGCAACGTGGGCGCCGTGCTCACGCAGCTCATCTTCTTCCACGGATCCAAGTACAAGACGGAGACGGGGATCAAGTACATGGGGCTCATGATCATCGCGTGCACGCTGCCCATCACGCTCATCCACTTCCCGCAGTGGGGCGGCATGTTCGTGGGGCCGCAGCCCGGGGCGACGGCGGAGGACTACTACAACCGGGAGTGGACAACGCACGAGCGCGAGAAGGGGTTCAACACCGCGAGCGTACGCTTTGCGGCTAACAGCGTGCGGGAGGGGGGCCGCTCAGGGAGCCAGTCCAAGCACACTGTCCCCGTCGAGTCCTCGCCGGCCGACGTGTGA
- the LOC136460914 gene encoding uncharacterized protein translates to MLETSSSHDGHTSAGIVPIQELSRLYEKNAFDLKSLKKSPLLLRMVVFAMTMLCGISICSMCMKQLGSDGLSRIVKIEVAEQPCNKSTVPPSEVQFVHYPQPITYSREECKCNAVQFFAIISSQRSRSGWFETLLNSHMNVSSNGEIFSRKERRSNIYSIINTLDKVYNLDWNSSASKNECTAAIGFKWMLNQVIDKRWWAEEAEEEQHEHEEHEEQDEQEEGEHEEEEGEHEEEEGEHEEPSTGGSSSSASKIWL, encoded by the exons ATGTTGGAGACGTCCTCCAGCCACGACGGGCACACTTCAGCGGGCATCGTCCCCATCCAGGAGCTATCCCGTCTGTATGAGAAA AATGCATTTGACTTGAAGTCCCTGAAAAAATCACCACTCCTGTTGAGAATGGTTGTCTTTGCTATGACTATGTTATGCGGGATATCTATTTGCTCAATGTGTATGAAGCAACTAGGGAGTGATGGCTTGTCAAGAATCGTCAAGATTGAGGTTGCGGAGCAACCATGTAATAAGTCCACAGTTCCTCCTTCTGAGGTTCAATTTGTGCATTATCCTCAACCGATAACTTACAGCAG GGAGGAGTGCAAGTGCAATGCTGTCCAATTCTTTGCAATTATATCATCACAACGATCTAGAAGTGGCTGGTTTGAAACCCTTCTTAACAGCCACATGAATGTTAGCTCCAATGGTGAAATTTTCTCTAGAAAAGAAAGGAGAAGTAACATTTACTCTATAATAAATACCTTGGATAAAGTGTACAATTTGGATTGGAACAGTAGTGCTTCCAAGAATGAGTGCACTGCAGCTATTGGCTTCAAGTGGATGCTAAATCAG gtgattgacaaaagatggtgggcg gaggaggcggaggaggagcagcacgagcacgaggagcacgaggagcaggacgagcaggaggagggcgagcatgaggaggaggagggcgagcatgaggaggaggagggcgagcacGAGGAGCCCTCGACGGGGGGTTCCTCTTCCTCCGCTTCAAAGATCTGGTTGTGA